The Solenopsis invicta isolate M01_SB chromosome 1, UNIL_Sinv_3.0, whole genome shotgun sequence DNA segment GTTCTTCATAGCATACTCTTTACGATTTTTGTTGATATTGCTTTGATTCTTAGGCTCCGGGCAATCTCGCAAAGTATGATTCCCATTACAATTAAAGCAACTTAATCTTGGCACAAATTCTTTGGATGTCTTGTTCGAATTCTCCTCAAATGCATTTTCATATTTCTAAggtaaaacaatattatttaaaataaaataaacgtataaaacagaATAGCATCTACTTCTATTAAAGTAAAGTAAGATATATTAAAGAGTATTACAATATTCCTCAATTGAAGTATGACATATTGAcaattgtagaaatatttaaatatgataataaaaaaaaattagctaaGAGATAGATGTATAAAAGAAAGATGTCATTACCTGTCCATATGTTGGGATATCCAAATCATTCTTTATATTCGGTTCTTTATCAAttgtaaatagaaaattatttgtacCATCATATTGTTCACTATCGTTCAAAGCATCCTCATTTTCTATATGTATTTCTCCATCTTCGAAATCAGCTTTATCATCCCAAACTTCCAAAATCAGACTTGACTTATTTGTATCTTTCTTATGGTGGGATTTAGATTGTATTAAAGTatacaaaaaatcatttatttgttgTCGATACCGTCTGCAAATATTAGAAATTCCAAAATTCATAATGAATTTagtatgaatataattttatactcaaACATTTAATGATTaacaatagaatttttatttaatatacactTATTTCTACTATTTAAACATTACAtacatagataaaaaaaagagaaaaatagattGTTTAATTCTTATTACAACAAGAGTCATagaaaatttcaacaaaaatatcgttataaattttataaaaaattataacctCATTTTGATtactttgataattttaatattaatgtaaaaattaaatcatttcatttacatgtttaatatttaaagtgtaaattaaataaattatattcattgtaCTTATTGTTgcatcaatatatatatttttttctcgaaacaaaGAGTGCTTGTTTACAACaaaacaatacatatttttatacataaaaattaaatgtttaatttaatatttaatggacgatttaaataaattaattttattgcatcGGTGTTTTCTATGTATCAATATATGCACGTAATTAGAACACAATCCGCATACGCGGATATTTCTTTCCCTctaaatatagtttatttaaaataaaactatttgcATTCGTACACGTCGAACACGTTATCACGCCGTTAATGATCATTCCCGTAAAACCAGCTGGAGCAAATTCCCGCGCGCGAGATGTAAACAAAACGCTCAAACATACAACATACCTCGAGACACTCTCGTCGCGAAACATAACCTTAAAGGCGGGCTGCGAAATGACATTGTCCGTACGAGAGGAAGGCGAATCTTTCCCCGAGTGGATCACTTCGAGTGTCTCGACAGCGTCCGGAGATGGGACGCTACCGATATCTTTCCTACTGTAGACCGGAGTTTCATCGCTGACGGAGGAGGTACCCTCGCAACTGATGTCCACTAGTTCGATCTCTGCCTCCGAGTCCTCGATCGTGATCGACTGGTCCAAAGGTATGGTCGTGTCCATACTCACGTCCACCACGCGGACATCACTGTTCATTGTAAATGCCCAAGACAGCAAAGTTCCAAAATTTTCGCGCTCGATTCGTTTTTTGGGACAAAATGAGACGCGATCATCGACATCAACATTCAGCGCCAAACGTACACGAATTTCCGTCGCGTGTGCATCTGTGTAGCAACGTCCGTGTGTTGACAGTGCAATACAAATAACAAGTTCCGCGCATGCGTAATATCGCGGGCAACGTAAATGCTACTCTTAAAATCAGGATTACTTCGCTcaaattttgatcaatttattgaatttaatgatttatatagaattagtaattctttgttgtttacgaaatagaaaaaagtaatttgaaaacattagaaaaataataaaatatgtggATAGAAATTTGATGTAAGCACATTCTGCCAAGCAACTTAATTGGCGATTAacttatcaaatataatatccaatattttattactgtggacaaataaattttttttatccgattgatggaaagataaaattaaaaacgatgAAAATTATACAGTTATAAATTTATCGGTTGAAATCACCGATCAAGTTAGTTTTtgatcttttctcttttttttttaagaagagaaacatagtataaaatttaacgagttttagaaatgtttaagCATGCTGAATATGAAAAtggaatcaaaataaaaattcaagataaagattgtaaaaaataaaatatcctcaaattctaataaaagtttatattgaaACGTTTTCAGGGACACAAAATATGTGTGgatttagctttatttttttatacaaaaacaaaattaaaaataaatattaaattatttttatacaaattaaaattgaaaatataacaaaatgtaTTGATAtgaagcataaaaaaaaattttaaattttctggcTAATCTACATATGTATAATCAATACCGCTATATTTCTCCATTATCAAAACACTTAGCTTCAAGAATCAGAGTACACCCATGTATCAGTCATTTACTTTGCACGATATGAATGCGATCGTTTTTCTTTATGCCGCATGCGGCGTGAATTACGCAATTTTACCTCGATCTTTGAAGATTGGCGAAGATCTTTGATGATTTTTGCGAAGTAAAACACCCAAACCGATCATTTCGCGATCGATCATTCATGAAATGGTAAATTTAGGCGTTTTCCTTCGTGAACATTCGGCGCAATGGTGTTCTTGAAACCACAGAGAGTTACATGGAGCAAACGACAAATAGAAGCTTGCAAACGAAATGGCTGGCGACACGCTATATACTCGCCCGAAACGAAACGTATTACTAGAGCGTATTATAAGGGTGAATGGAGAAACGATAAGAAAGAAGGCAAAGGCATAGGAGTCAACAGGTGTCATGAAAATTATGTTGTTTGAAAGTTCTTCGAATAGCCTCGAACTTGACTTGGgacaataaattcaattttgcttaaatgtttttatattacgaGCGAAacacatgtaaaaaattattatttttaatgtgataACCGTGAGATCTTTTTcacataaaaagtattatttttagaatacaAATAtacttctatttttaaaatatatacatcttTCTACGAAAATATTAAGCAATAtgcaaacaataaaattaagcgtatttacattttaattacaatatcaattaacataagagatataaaaagaaattaatgagaaatataaatttggTAATATTGATACATATTCTAAACATCAAGGGAACGGTTCTATTTGTAATTTTGCtatcattaagattttttttttaagattgttaaatatatacaattatataaggAGCATAGAGCTTGCCTTGCGTATCGATTTAACATCATACCCAATCAGTAGgcaatgctttttaaatatttttaaatatttattttttattataacgttttttaaatatttaaaaagcattatctGCCGATTGGGTAATCCTAAAATCGAATATATATTAtgtgttattatatatataatttctcgTCACTCGCAAGATGATGTACACGTAATATTTTGCTCGCTGCCGATATTTCGTTCgctgtttcattaaaaattgttctttcgcAGTCACGGTTGGATGTACGAAGGCGACTGGTATAACGATTTCAAACACGGCTACGGCGTCCTCAGTAAAATTACGGAGGACGGCGACGTGCGCAAAGTATATGCCGGTGACTGGACGAAGGGAAAGAAGCACGGATTCGGAAGTAATTGGTACAAAGACGGTAGCTACTATGAAGGCATGTTTCGGGAGAACAAGAGAAATGGTTACGGTCGGATTTGGTACAAATGCGGCAGTGGATATTACCAGGGCACATGGCTCAATGATCGTTATCACGGAGAAGGGATGCTGATTCAAGGTTAccgttattaattaaaaaaaaaagagtagacATATACAAAAAGTGTAGCATCAAGAATCTATATATTACTATTTTCAAAAGGAGTTAATATTGCCTAAAACAGATcagattttgtttattaaattttgatattattaaatattattattaataattagcaCAAAATCCAAATAAACAAAACCTGATCATTTTAGGCAACAttaatccatttaaaaaatagtaatttacaGATCCTTGATCTTACATTTACTGGCGGAATCTAGAATTTACAGCTTCGCAGAATCAGTTCGCTCGAAAGTGTTcgtcaatttctttttaattacgcAGATATTACATAGAACAACAAATGATACATCTTCCTTAGCTTCAGTTTATTCATCTTGTTTGACGCTCGTGAAAATTATGAATCACGCCATCTCTCATTCAAGGCGCTTCCTACACTTATCTTAGAAATttgctttataaatatttatcttaaaatccTCATAGAAAACGGTAATCTTTACGAGGGTCAGTTTACAAATGGCAAGAAGGAAGGTCAGGGTGTCTTCTACCACTTGGACAGACGTCAAGTGCAGGAGGGTCGTTGGGAGAATGACGTCTGCGTGCACAGCACGATAGAAAACGTCGACTACCGGCAGCCAGCTTTATATCCGATATTACATATTCCAAAGATAAATGGCCGAATAACGATACACTTATAAACATATTGCGTCATGCGTCTCGTTTACGTCTCTTCTTAGATCGATTTAGACATACATGTTTCACATTTTATCGGCTTTTCTCGCGTTCTCGCGGCCAACAGAAAATATAATGCGTACATGTAATTTTGTACGTACGACTTTTTATTTTCGGCAATCGCTCCCGCCAGCGCATTTCACGCGCCAaacaatatatacaaataatataatcggACATATACGTTCCCAAGTTTCATCTACGATCGttgaaatgtaatatttcaCGCGATGCGATATATGTTTGAAACGCGGCTCCTGATATATTTcgtttcttatttataatttttacggAAGTACTTGAGAGTAATGTACTTGCGCGTTGAAGAACGATAAGGGAAATTGTTGTTATCGCAAATGTCTATTTAAGAAAGATATCGACTTTTGTGTGTTGGCGATGACAAATTTATATGGCAAAATGTGTATTGCACTTATTGTCGATACATGATATATCGTCACATTTAAGAAGTATAAAagtcgcatttttttttaataagcacGTTTTTTCAAAAGATAAGTACATGACCAGTCGCAGCACCTCTTAATTATTCATGTTGTTATACTATTGCTTTTTGAGGTGCACATGATGACACGCGAGAGGGAGGTCTcataatatctttataaaatattcttcctATGTTTTAAGTCGCAACGCGAATGAAGGAATGTGTGTTTTGTATCTACATATACAATGACGTTATCGAACTTTATTTTCTTCCTAAAGTCGACACGATGCTTCCGTATCGCGCGCATCGTGCAGAAGAGCAGAGTCTCATCGCACTTATACTATACTATTTTACATCACAGAGAACACgcgtataaaaaaagaagaggaagatTTCTATCTATTGACCGAATCTTCGTAACATCTGTAGCGTATCCATCGACGTGTGCAAAAGAGCCGATCATCTCCCTGGGTGCAGGTTTGAGACCATTTAGTTATTGTTAAAATGACAACCAAATAGTCTCAAACCTGCTACCTGAGCTGTCGTTTTCTTACGCTCAAAAGACTTCCTGGCAGAATCTTTAGAGAAACGTCGCCGACAGCTCGCGTTGTCACAATAAAAAgatctctctgtctctctctctctctctctctttcgccgcATTCCGCGGGGAGAGCGAGAATTCTTCTTGTCGCGCTCGATTCGCGAATCCAATCCCGGCGGCAGGAAAAACTGCGAGGACCGGTTCAAACGATATGCGTTACCGGGGTCGGCGAGATGTTCACGCCGTTCCTGCCCTCCACGTCCGTAGACTCGATCTGCTCTTTGAGTAATTCGAGTTCCCGTATGCCGGACACCGTGACCTCATACTTATGTGCGACTAAACTCCGATAGAAATGTATCGCGAACGCGAGGAAAATTATCAGCACCGGTATCAGTACTACGCAAGCCGACCAAGCGGCGACCTTTGAAAAGTCATAGAACTTCACCCAGCAGAGTATCGCGATCTCCAATAAGAACAGAAGAAGACCCAGCAACGTGGAGAAGGCCCACGCGATCTCAATGTACCAATGTAGACGCTCGTGTGGCGATTCGTGCACGAGGCTTATGCTGTGCAAATTGCAGACGGCTTCGATGTTCGGCAATATACAAGTGGATATCATCAGCGCCAGCATGTGCACGGCTACGAGCAAGGTCGTGCACACGGCGAAAGCGATCAGCATTTCTTGTGGAACTTTTGTTTTGGTATCCAGTTGTACCTCCACCATGGCGACCTATAGACAATGATAGATTCCTCGGAAATTATATCTTAACGTATTTGTCATCTGCATATCACGCAGACTATTATCAACAACCGCTTAAGGTTGTTTGTGCTTAAGGATTTCATTAAAGACGCATTCAGATTCCGCGAACTCGCCGCATGATATCGAGAAAAGGAAtacactttattaaaaaatatgatacgaAATTGCGAATTGTTTTCGAAAATAttgacatatttaaaaatttataacacttaatatttaatattcatatgaTCATTGCTTTTTGCGCGCCAggagaaatatttacgtaagtTCGTTTAATCggaaaacaatacaaattgcTTCCGGAATTATGCTTTTTGTTTCACAgggatttttttatttccgtAATGGTTATAAAACCAAACGATGGTCTCTATTATAGTTATCTTGATTAATTAATCGCGGACAATGCGGACGCGCGTCGATCTGTGAATACAGAGGAAATGTGATAAATTTATCGCCGCTGGATGCTCTAATGAAGGATCGACTCTTCTCCACGAGTAACATTTGCTTACCATAGCGAAACCGGAGAGTAAGGCTGACGTTTTACTGGAAGCCTTGAGCTTCGCACGGCTCAGCTGCAGTTTTCTCCAGGACAAGTAGCCCGGTGTGTGAAGGCCATCTCCCGCTTGCGACATCGTTGACTGTGGCGAACAAAACACAGAATTAGTTCGGGCCGAACGGGAGGGCGCGCGATCGAAGGAAAAGATACGCGTTCTTGCTCTATCTCACAGAG contains these protein-coding regions:
- the LOC105193287 gene encoding calcium release-activated calcium channel protein 1 isoform X4, producing the protein MRSMRSVRRECTVLWRRCSDEFELGMCTALPPDRAAQGSSLMSVWSTSTGRNSLFGAESGGAVLPTSHLPIHEHLRNADGHCFHKPFHDHCQSTMSQAGDGLHTPGYLSWRKLQLSRAKLKASSKTSALLSGFAMVAMVEVQLDTKTKVPQEMLIAFAVCTTLLVAVHMLALMISTCILPNIEAVCNLHSISLVHESPHERLHWYIEIAWAFSTLLGLLLFLLEIAILCWVKFYDFSKVAAWSACVVLIPVLIIFLAFAIHFYRSLVAHKYEVTVSGIRELELLKEQIESTDVEGRNGVNISPTPVTHIV
- the LOC105193287 gene encoding calcium release-activated calcium channel protein 1 isoform X1, whose product is MRSMRSVRRECTVLWRRCSDEFELGMCTALPPDRAAQGSSLMSVWSTSTGRNSLFGAESGGAVLPTSHLPIHEHLRNADGHCFHKPFHDHCQIQIVGPGYENTDRTKRRYNIILRRHSFCTSAPIGFLSYYCGTFGKFFRWHRRCHRSPSTMSQAGDGLHTPGYLSWRKLQLSRAKLKASSKTSALLSGFAMVAMVEVQLDTKTKVPQEMLIAFAVCTTLLVAVHMLALMISTCILPNIEAVCNLHSISLVHESPHERLHWYIEIAWAFSTLLGLLLFLLEIAILCWVKFYDFSKVAAWSACVVLIPVLIIFLAFAIHFYRSLVAHKYEVTVSGIRELELLKEQIESTDVEGRNGVNISPTPVTHIV
- the LOC105193287 gene encoding calcium release-activated calcium channel protein 1 isoform X5, with amino-acid sequence MNMGTRRRVDTGTSPDRAAQGSSLMSVWSTSTGRNSLFGAESGGAVLPTSHLPIHEHLRNADGHCFHKPFHDHCQSTMSQAGDGLHTPGYLSWRKLQLSRAKLKASSKTSALLSGFAMVAMVEVQLDTKTKVPQEMLIAFAVCTTLLVAVHMLALMISTCILPNIEAVCNLHSISLVHESPHERLHWYIEIAWAFSTLLGLLLFLLEIAILCWVKFYDFSKVAAWSACVVLIPVLIIFLAFAIHFYRSLVAHKYEVTVSGIRELELLKEQIESTDVEGRNGVNISPTPVTHIV
- the LOC105193287 gene encoding calcium release-activated calcium channel protein 1 isoform X3, encoding MSVWSTSTGRNSLFGAESGGAVLPTSHLPIHEHLRNADGHCFHKPFHDHCQIQIVGPGYENTDRTKRRYNIILRRHSFCTSAPIGFLSYYCGTFGKFFRWHRRCHRSPSTMSQAGDGLHTPGYLSWRKLQLSRAKLKASSKTSALLSGFAMVAMVEVQLDTKTKVPQEMLIAFAVCTTLLVAVHMLALMISTCILPNIEAVCNLHSISLVHESPHERLHWYIEIAWAFSTLLGLLLFLLEIAILCWVKFYDFSKVAAWSACVVLIPVLIIFLAFAIHFYRSLVAHKYEVTVSGIRELELLKEQIESTDVEGRNGVNISPTPVTHIV
- the LOC105193287 gene encoding calcium release-activated calcium channel protein 1 isoform X2; this translates as MNMGTRRRVDTGTSPDRAAQGSSLMSVWSTSTGRNSLFGAESGGAVLPTSHLPIHEHLRNADGHCFHKPFHDHCQIQIVGPGYENTDRTKRRYNIILRRHSFCTSAPIGFLSYYCGTFGKFFRWHRRCHRSPSTMSQAGDGLHTPGYLSWRKLQLSRAKLKASSKTSALLSGFAMVAMVEVQLDTKTKVPQEMLIAFAVCTTLLVAVHMLALMISTCILPNIEAVCNLHSISLVHESPHERLHWYIEIAWAFSTLLGLLLFLLEIAILCWVKFYDFSKVAAWSACVVLIPVLIIFLAFAIHFYRSLVAHKYEVTVSGIRELELLKEQIESTDVEGRNGVNISPTPVTHIV